In the genome of Vibrio sp. NTOU-M3, one region contains:
- the ihfB gene encoding integration host factor subunit beta has protein sequence MTKSELIERLCAEQTHLSAKEIEDAVKDILEHMATTLERGDRIEIRGFGSFSLHYREPRVGRNPKTGDKVELEGKFVPHFKPGKELRERVNLG, from the coding sequence ATGACTAAGTCTGAATTAATAGAAAGACTCTGTGCTGAACAAACTCACCTTTCAGCGAAAGAGATCGAAGACGCAGTGAAAGATATCCTAGAACATATGGCGACGACTCTAGAGCGTGGTGACAGAATCGAAATCCGAGGTTTTGGTAGTTTCTCTCTGCATTATCGTGAGCCACGTGTTGGGCGCAATCCAAAAACTGGTGATAAAGTGGAGCTTGAAGGAAAATTTGTTCCTCACTTTAAGCCAGGAAAAGAGCTGAGAGAGCGCGTTAATCTAGGCTAA
- a CDS encoding LapA family protein, with protein sequence MKIIKIVIALALFLIALALGSQNQAVVTFNYLIAQGDFHLSTLLGGVFVVGFALAWAIFGSLHLKSRLQIRKLNKQLNKLSASQPIEENKA encoded by the coding sequence ATGAAAATTATAAAAATTGTTATCGCGCTTGCGCTATTTCTTATTGCTTTAGCATTAGGCTCTCAAAATCAAGCGGTGGTAACGTTTAACTATCTTATTGCACAAGGCGATTTCCACTTATCTACATTACTTGGCGGAGTATTCGTGGTAGGATTTGCACTGGCTTGGGCGATTTTTGGTAGCTTACATCTAAAATCTCGACTGCAAATTCGTAAGCTGAATAAGCAACTAAATAAGCTATCCGCCTCACAGCCTATTGAAGAAAATAAAGCGTAA
- the lapB gene encoding lipopolysaccharide assembly protein LapB, producing MLEILFLLLPIAAAYGWYMGNRSAQQDKQKQSHQISRQYVTGLNLLLSDQSDKAVDHFIELLQVDNDTIDTHLALGNLFRSRGEVDRAIRIHQNLISRSGLTIDQKNIALQQLAKDYMASGFLDRAERIFEQLVDEPDHKEAALQQLVAIYQQTREWNKAIHYASLLVKLGRKRMKTSIAHFCCELAMQEKADGNDAKAIQYFKRALDEDAKCARASIALGKLYLENEDYTNTIKYMEMVLEQDTDFISEVLPTLADCYHHLGREDELLDFLRQCIANKAGVSAELMLAQLVAQYEGVGAAQELLTRQLVKNPTMKGFYRLMDYHLADAEEGRAKASLGTLQKLVGEQLKVKPHYRCRKCGFSTHSMYWHCPSCKGWGTIKPIRGLDGE from the coding sequence ATGCTGGAAATACTCTTCTTGTTGTTGCCGATTGCTGCAGCTTATGGCTGGTATATGGGTAATCGCAGTGCTCAGCAAGACAAGCAGAAGCAATCCCATCAAATATCCCGTCAGTATGTGACGGGATTAAACTTGTTGCTTTCTGATCAATCCGATAAAGCTGTTGACCACTTTATTGAATTGTTGCAAGTTGACAACGACACGATTGATACTCACTTGGCTCTAGGTAACCTATTCCGCTCTCGGGGAGAGGTTGATCGCGCGATCCGTATTCACCAAAATCTAATCTCTCGTTCTGGTCTGACTATTGACCAAAAAAACATCGCGCTCCAACAACTTGCTAAAGATTACATGGCGTCAGGGTTTCTCGACCGAGCAGAACGTATTTTTGAACAGCTGGTCGATGAACCCGATCACAAAGAAGCGGCTCTGCAACAGTTAGTGGCGATTTATCAACAGACAAGAGAATGGAATAAAGCCATTCATTACGCGTCACTGCTTGTTAAATTAGGCAGAAAGCGAATGAAAACATCAATTGCCCATTTCTGCTGTGAACTAGCAATGCAAGAAAAAGCCGATGGGAATGATGCGAAAGCTATTCAATACTTCAAACGTGCGTTAGATGAAGATGCAAAATGTGCTCGTGCTAGCATCGCTTTGGGTAAGCTATACCTAGAGAACGAGGATTACACCAACACCATTAAATATATGGAGATGGTGCTGGAGCAAGATACCGACTTTATTAGTGAAGTTTTACCAACTTTAGCGGATTGCTATCACCATTTAGGCCGCGAAGATGAACTATTAGATTTTCTGCGCCAGTGTATTGCAAACAAAGCAGGTGTGTCTGCCGAGCTAATGTTAGCTCAACTGGTTGCTCAATATGAAGGCGTTGGTGCAGCTCAAGAACTTCTTACACGTCAGCTAGTGAAGAACCCAACCATGAAGGGCTTCTATCGTTTGATGGACTACCATCTGGCTGATGCAGAAGAAGGGCGTGCTAAAGCGAGCTTAGGCACCTTACAGAAGCTCGTTGGAGAACAATTAAAAGTTAAGCCTCATTACCGATGCCGGAAGTGTGGTTTCTCAACCCATTCAATGTATTGGCATTGCCCTTCCTGTAAAGGGTGGGGGACGATTAAGCCAATCCGTGGATTGGATGGTGAATAG
- the pyrF gene encoding orotidine-5'-phosphate decarboxylase — MIDQKVIVALDYDNQADALAFVDRIDPSSCRLKVGKEMFTLFGPSFVKELHKRGFSVFLDLKFHDIPNTCSKAVRAAAEMGVWMVNVHAGGGERMMTASREILEPYGKDRPLLIGVTVLTSMEQSDLAGIGLDIAPQEQVIRLAKLTKASGLDGVVCSAQEASMLKSELGKEFKLITPGIRPAGAAVGDQKRIMTPVDAVQAGSDYLVIGRPITQAADPAAVLAEINATLV; from the coding sequence ATGATCGACCAAAAAGTCATTGTTGCGCTGGATTATGATAACCAAGCTGATGCATTAGCCTTTGTAGATAGAATTGATCCATCATCATGTCGCCTTAAAGTGGGCAAAGAGATGTTTACGCTATTTGGTCCTAGTTTCGTTAAAGAGCTACATAAGCGTGGTTTTTCGGTGTTCCTTGACCTCAAATTCCATGATATTCCTAACACATGTTCTAAAGCGGTTCGCGCTGCAGCTGAAATGGGAGTATGGATGGTAAACGTTCATGCTGGAGGTGGTGAGCGCATGATGACGGCCTCACGTGAAATCCTTGAACCTTATGGAAAAGACCGTCCACTACTTATTGGTGTTACGGTTCTTACCAGTATGGAACAGAGTGACTTGGCCGGAATTGGACTTGATATTGCTCCACAAGAGCAAGTTATTCGTTTAGCGAAACTCACAAAGGCTTCAGGATTGGATGGGGTAGTTTGCTCAGCTCAAGAAGCTTCAATGTTAAAGAGTGAGTTAGGTAAAGAGTTCAAACTTATCACGCCGGGAATTCGTCCTGCAGGTGCTGCTGTTGGTGACCAAAAGCGTATTATGACTCCTGTGGATGCGGTTCAGGCAGGATCGGATTATTTGGTTATTGGCCGACCTATTACACAAGCTGCTGATCCTGCAGCTGTTTTAGCCGAGATTAACGCAACACTGGTTTAG
- a CDS encoding tRNA isopentenyl-2-thiomethyl-A-37 hydroxylase MiaE → MIELKQYQSLLEPINDFLQCSTPDAWVEEARKPENLKVVLIDHLLCELKAGQSAMYLIRKYAVDQSSAYNLLDWFKPYEDFAYRKTGSLETLKGKSNISKAIMAKSNSSYSQDLIDKMVLLIKEELHHFYQVLEIMESRNIAYEPVQASRYAKGLISNMATHEPQTLIDKLIIGAYIEARSCERFAKLAPHMDEDIAKFYVSLLRSEARHYQDYLTLAEEIAGRDISERVDYFGKLEADLISSPDNDFKFHSGVPA, encoded by the coding sequence ATGATCGAACTAAAACAATACCAGTCACTCCTAGAGCCAATTAATGACTTCCTACAATGCTCAACGCCCGATGCATGGGTAGAAGAAGCTCGTAAACCTGAAAACTTAAAAGTTGTCTTAATAGACCATTTATTGTGCGAATTAAAAGCAGGGCAATCTGCAATGTACCTGATCCGTAAATACGCAGTTGATCAATCAAGCGCTTATAATTTACTTGATTGGTTTAAACCCTACGAAGACTTTGCTTACCGTAAAACAGGAAGCCTTGAAACTCTCAAAGGAAAAAGCAATATCTCAAAAGCAATTATGGCAAAGTCAAACTCTTCATACAGCCAAGACTTGATCGATAAAATGGTATTACTGATCAAAGAAGAGTTACACCACTTCTATCAAGTGTTAGAAATTATGGAAAGCCGCAACATTGCTTATGAGCCAGTACAGGCAAGCCGTTACGCAAAAGGTCTTATCAGCAATATGGCGACTCATGAACCGCAAACATTAATAGATAAATTAATTATTGGCGCCTACATTGAAGCTCGCTCATGTGAGCGCTTTGCCAAACTCGCGCCTCATATGGACGAAGATATTGCCAAATTCTACGTCTCTCTACTGCGTTCTGAAGCAAGGCATTATCAAGATTACTTAACATTAGCAGAAGAGATTGCTGGCAGAGATATCAGTGAACGCGTGGATTATTTTGGGAAACTTGAAGCTGATTTAATCTCCTCTCCAGATAATGACTTTAAGTTTCATAGTGGCGTACCTGCCTAA
- a CDS encoding DNA repair protein encodes MNIGLIIALVAILLVLVLGYNIMLQYKVKVETAKKQEGARYLTIIDATEELIGHAHHLPYSKELLLCLNNRILDAVESMHQLDPKNKQLAHRVDHVKQQIKQLDETYQGGESTAFKVPSSDKQAIVMLKLVKRLRDTIRSEHNKGRFDTQSYVAENARLETIQIRINIENVIKRANDSIVRGQPGTAVQLLRKGLDALASKNDSYSNQAREKLQGMYDELEQKRQNKSAEELEQIEQKERKDDMDVLFGEKKKW; translated from the coding sequence ATGAATATTGGTTTAATTATTGCGTTAGTCGCAATCTTATTAGTGTTGGTCCTTGGCTACAACATCATGCTTCAATACAAAGTTAAGGTCGAGACAGCTAAGAAACAAGAAGGTGCACGTTACTTAACGATCATCGATGCGACAGAAGAGCTTATTGGGCATGCACACCACCTTCCTTACAGTAAGGAATTGTTGCTCTGCCTGAATAACCGAATCTTGGATGCCGTAGAAAGTATGCATCAGCTTGATCCCAAAAATAAGCAGTTAGCCCACCGTGTAGATCACGTAAAGCAACAAATTAAGCAGCTGGATGAAACCTATCAAGGTGGCGAAAGTACCGCATTTAAAGTTCCTAGCAGCGACAAGCAAGCCATTGTGATGCTGAAACTGGTAAAACGTCTTCGTGATACAATCCGAAGCGAACACAACAAAGGTCGCTTTGATACTCAGTCCTATGTAGCCGAAAATGCTCGATTAGAAACAATCCAAATTCGTATTAATATTGAAAACGTAATTAAGCGGGCTAACGACTCAATTGTAAGGGGTCAGCCGGGAACGGCTGTTCAGTTACTGCGAAAAGGCTTAGACGCGCTTGCCTCTAAAAACGACAGCTACTCAAACCAAGCCAGAGAAAAACTGCAAGGCATGTATGACGAGCTCGAACAGAAGCGCCAAAATAAAAGTGCTGAAGAGCTTGAACAGATCGAGCAGAAAGAACGTAAAGACGATATGGACGTTCTCTTTGGTGAAAAGAAAAAGTGGTAA
- the cysB gene encoding HTH-type transcriptional regulator CysB yields MKLQQLKYIVEVVNHNLNVSATAESLYTSQPGISKQVRLLEDELGIQIFERSGKHLTQVTSAGEDIIRISQEILSRVESIKAVAGEHTHPEMGTLNISTTHTQARYALPEVIKGFTARYPKVSLHMHQGTPTQMSEAIAKGTANFAIATEALHLYQDAIMLPCYHWNRSIVVPKDHALAQKEHITIQDLASYPLVTYVFGFTGRSELDTAFNKVGLTPRVVFTATDADVIKTYVRMGIGVGVIASMAIDQDKDTDLVAIDASHIFGASTTSIGFRRGTFLRSYMYDFMERFAPHLTRPVVEQAISLKSNVEIEEMFKDIDLPVR; encoded by the coding sequence ATGAAGTTACAACAACTGAAGTATATTGTTGAAGTAGTGAACCACAATCTGAATGTGTCTGCGACAGCTGAGAGTCTATATACTTCTCAGCCAGGTATCAGTAAGCAAGTTAGGTTATTAGAAGATGAACTCGGTATCCAAATTTTTGAGCGTAGTGGTAAGCATTTAACTCAAGTGACCTCTGCGGGTGAAGATATTATTCGTATTTCTCAAGAAATCTTATCGCGAGTAGAGAGCATTAAAGCGGTCGCTGGCGAACACACGCACCCAGAAATGGGGACGCTGAATATATCAACTACCCACACTCAAGCACGTTACGCTCTTCCAGAGGTGATCAAAGGCTTCACCGCTCGCTACCCTAAAGTGTCTCTACATATGCATCAAGGCACGCCAACGCAAATGTCTGAAGCGATAGCAAAAGGGACTGCAAACTTTGCTATCGCTACTGAGGCTTTGCACTTGTATCAAGATGCAATTATGCTTCCTTGCTACCATTGGAATCGTTCGATTGTGGTTCCGAAGGATCATGCACTGGCGCAAAAAGAGCATATTACCATTCAAGATCTAGCTTCTTATCCACTCGTTACTTATGTGTTCGGTTTTACGGGGCGATCTGAGTTAGATACAGCATTTAATAAAGTCGGGCTTACACCACGCGTGGTATTTACAGCAACAGATGCGGATGTGATAAAAACCTATGTACGAATGGGTATTGGAGTGGGTGTCATCGCAAGTATGGCAATCGATCAAGACAAGGATACGGATTTAGTCGCAATTGATGCAAGCCATATCTTTGGGGCAAGTACGACAAGCATTGGCTTCCGTCGAGGTACTTTTTTGCGCTCTTACATGTATGATTTCATGGAGCGTTTTGCTCCTCATTTAACTCGACCTGTTGTTGAGCAAGCCATTTCACTCAAGTCAAATGTTGAAATAGAGGAAATGTTTAAGGACATCGATCTCCCTGTTCGATAG
- a CDS encoding methyltransferase, whose product MKSVFISLDSLLSRYQSLWRADPFYSACSGKPAWAEHYPELYQALFSLSDEEVERLKHDASALNLWLTQFIPDLAQLDQLSSLPCREEHLLDFSSRRYAGIPGRKLEQIASLSYHVIQHHKGSEWLEWCSGKGYLGRLLASESSELVTSLEYQDDLCQSGQAEADKQKLPMTFVQGDALSQQVESVFNVNQHAVALHACGDLHVSLLKIGTKLRLPAISISPCCYHLIQNDDYQPLSAEGREACLQLKRQDLRIPLQETVTGGERVKRHRFLEMSYRLGFDLLLREQLGITQYIPIPSIKKSSLNEGFEVFCYWASEKKKIRLPDVNFSLYQEAGELRYWQMEKLSLIQQAFRRPLEMWLVYDRALYLQSCGYQVELSTFCPKKITPRNILLHAERK is encoded by the coding sequence ATGAAGTCTGTTTTTATCTCGTTAGATTCACTATTATCACGCTATCAATCGTTGTGGCGTGCTGACCCTTTTTATTCTGCTTGCTCGGGTAAACCTGCTTGGGCTGAGCATTACCCTGAACTCTATCAAGCTTTGTTTAGTTTATCTGACGAAGAAGTAGAACGACTTAAGCATGATGCCTCGGCACTTAATCTATGGTTAACCCAATTTATTCCTGATTTAGCACAACTTGATCAATTGTCTTCTTTACCTTGTCGAGAAGAACATTTGCTTGATTTTTCTTCACGTCGTTATGCAGGTATCCCCGGACGAAAACTAGAGCAAATTGCTTCATTAAGCTATCACGTGATACAGCATCACAAAGGCTCTGAATGGTTGGAGTGGTGCTCAGGGAAGGGGTATTTGGGGCGTTTACTAGCATCTGAAAGTTCAGAACTGGTGACGAGTTTAGAGTACCAAGATGACCTTTGTCAGTCTGGTCAAGCAGAAGCTGACAAACAAAAACTTCCGATGACATTTGTTCAGGGGGATGCGTTAAGCCAACAGGTTGAATCAGTGTTTAACGTCAATCAACATGCTGTAGCACTTCATGCTTGTGGTGATCTACATGTTTCCCTACTTAAGATTGGTACAAAGCTCAGGCTTCCTGCAATATCGATATCACCCTGTTGTTATCACTTGATACAGAATGACGACTATCAGCCTCTGTCGGCTGAAGGGCGCGAGGCTTGTTTGCAACTCAAGCGGCAAGATTTGCGTATACCCTTGCAAGAAACGGTAACGGGAGGCGAACGAGTTAAACGTCACCGCTTTCTTGAAATGAGTTATCGACTGGGATTCGATTTGTTACTTCGCGAACAGTTGGGTATAACACAATACATTCCTATTCCGAGCATAAAAAAGTCTTCTTTAAATGAAGGGTTTGAAGTTTTTTGTTACTGGGCAAGTGAGAAAAAGAAAATAAGATTACCTGATGTGAATTTCTCGCTATATCAGGAAGCGGGAGAGCTACGCTATTGGCAGATGGAGAAATTGAGCCTAATTCAACAGGCTTTTCGTCGTCCATTGGAAATGTGGTTGGTGTACGATCGCGCTCTATATCTACAATCATGTGGTTATCAGGTTGAGTTATCGACCTTTTGTCCAAAGAAAATCACCCCTAGAAACATTCTCTTGCACGCGGAAAGAAAATAA
- a CDS encoding ABC transporter substrate-binding protein, translating to MKAGKAIVTAVLASAAVLSSASIMAKTARVAVSQIVEHPALDATRQGLVDGLKAKGYEQGKNLEFDYKTAQGNPAIAVQIARQYVGEKPDVLVGIATPTAQALVSATRTIPVVFTAVTDPVGAKLVKTMKAPGKNVTGLSDLSPVKQHVELIKEIFPNVKSIGVVFNPGEANAVTLVELLKTSAKEQGIKVVEATALKSADVQSATQAIAAKSDVIYAPTDNTVASAIEGMIVAANQAKTPVLGGATSYVEKGAIASLGFDYYQVGVQTADYVAAILEGAEPGTLDVKVAQGSDLVVNKKAAEKLGIALPESVLDRATSVK from the coding sequence ATGAAAGCAGGTAAAGCTATTGTAACCGCCGTTCTTGCAAGCGCGGCGGTATTATCATCGGCAAGCATTATGGCCAAAACCGCAAGAGTAGCAGTATCGCAAATTGTCGAGCATCCCGCTTTAGATGCGACTAGACAAGGCTTAGTCGATGGTTTGAAAGCAAAGGGTTATGAGCAAGGAAAGAATCTAGAATTTGATTATAAAACTGCACAAGGAAACCCTGCTATTGCGGTTCAAATCGCAAGACAATACGTTGGAGAAAAACCAGATGTATTGGTTGGCATTGCTACACCAACAGCGCAAGCACTAGTGTCTGCAACCAGAACGATCCCAGTTGTCTTTACGGCAGTCACTGATCCTGTTGGTGCTAAGTTAGTCAAAACAATGAAGGCACCAGGAAAAAATGTGACGGGCCTTTCTGATCTCTCACCTGTTAAGCAGCATGTTGAATTGATTAAAGAAATCTTCCCTAACGTTAAATCTATAGGGGTTGTTTTTAACCCAGGGGAAGCAAATGCGGTTACTTTGGTCGAACTACTGAAAACCAGTGCAAAAGAGCAGGGTATCAAAGTGGTGGAAGCGACTGCATTGAAAAGTGCGGATGTCCAGTCTGCAACACAGGCGATTGCAGCTAAATCTGACGTCATCTATGCGCCGACAGACAATACAGTTGCCAGTGCTATCGAAGGGATGATTGTTGCGGCAAACCAAGCCAAGACACCGGTTCTTGGCGGTGCAACTTCTTATGTAGAAAAAGGAGCAATAGCCAGCTTAGGTTTTGATTACTATCAAGTTGGTGTTCAAACTGCGGATTATGTTGCGGCGATCCTTGAAGGAGCGGAGCCAGGAACTTTGGATGTAAAAGTTGCTCAAGGCTCTGATTTGGTCGTTAACAAAAAAGCGGCAGAGAAATTGGGTATTGCATTGCCAGAGTCCGTCCTAGATCGCGCAACCAGCGTGAAATAA
- a CDS encoding ABC transporter permease, which yields MSAFAFFGALEIGLLYGLVALGVYLTFRVLDFPDLSVDGSFPMGAAVAATAIVAGINPWIATLMAIMAGAATGWVTAFLAVRCGILHLLASILTMIAAFSINIRIMGKPNMALLGEETILTPFEAIGDPVLIRPLIVGLLVLVSAWLVVRLLNSDFGLALRATGVNARMVSAQGASTSFYTYFGLALSNGFVGFAGALFAQTNSFADVTSGVGTIVVGLAAVILGQTLIPGRKIWVAVVAVIVGSVLYRLAVAFALSTGMFGLQASDLNLVTAVLVAIALIAPKIKGNLTPKKINDPAQKHVEQEKESGDVA from the coding sequence ATGTCTGCTTTTGCTTTTTTTGGTGCGTTGGAAATCGGCCTGCTATACGGTTTGGTCGCACTCGGCGTCTATTTAACATTTCGTGTTCTCGATTTTCCCGATTTAAGTGTTGATGGTAGTTTCCCAATGGGGGCTGCGGTTGCCGCGACGGCTATTGTTGCAGGTATTAATCCATGGATTGCAACTCTTATGGCGATAATGGCTGGTGCGGCGACAGGGTGGGTCACGGCATTTCTAGCTGTACGTTGTGGAATATTGCATTTATTAGCCTCTATCCTCACGATGATTGCAGCATTTTCAATTAATATTCGAATTATGGGTAAGCCCAATATGGCTTTGCTTGGTGAGGAAACCATTCTTACACCGTTTGAAGCCATTGGAGACCCAGTTCTAATCCGTCCTCTCATCGTTGGCTTATTAGTGTTAGTTTCCGCATGGCTCGTTGTTCGATTGCTTAATAGCGATTTTGGGTTGGCGTTGCGAGCGACAGGGGTGAATGCGCGAATGGTTTCAGCTCAAGGAGCTAGCACATCATTTTATACTTATTTTGGTTTGGCTTTATCTAATGGCTTTGTTGGATTTGCCGGTGCTTTATTTGCCCAAACTAATAGCTTTGCTGATGTAACATCTGGTGTTGGTACCATTGTTGTCGGGCTCGCTGCTGTTATTTTAGGGCAGACGCTGATTCCCGGCCGTAAGATATGGGTTGCTGTTGTCGCCGTTATCGTTGGCTCGGTGCTTTATCGCTTGGCAGTTGCTTTTGCTTTAAGTACGGGTATGTTTGGCCTTCAAGCCTCAGATTTAAACCTAGTTACGGCCGTATTAGTCGCAATCGCATTGATCGCGCCGAAAATAAAAGGGAACTTAACGCCAAAAAAGATTAATGATCCTGCTCAGAAGCATGTTGAGCAGGAGAAAGAATCAGGAGATGTTGCATGA
- a CDS encoding ABC transporter ATP-binding protein: MIRLEDIRVTFNPGTILENQALRGVTLEVPEHQFLTVIGSNGAGKSTLLGAVTGETPMIGGKVIIDEMDVTRQTVDQRASQCARVFQDPLAGTCGDLTIEENMALAYMRGKKRGWSLSLSSQRRKLFQERISILGLGLEDRLGDNIGLLSGGQRQAVSLVMATLSESKLLLLDEHTAALDPRMAAFIIDLTKRIVKEFDLTVMMVTHSMKDALACGDRTVMLHQGEIVLDVKGEQRSNMKVPDLLEMFSKVRGEELADDSLLLN, translated from the coding sequence ATGATTCGATTGGAAGATATTAGGGTCACATTTAATCCTGGGACCATACTCGAGAATCAAGCTTTGAGAGGAGTCACTCTTGAGGTGCCTGAACATCAGTTTTTGACTGTGATTGGTTCTAATGGGGCTGGAAAATCGACGCTGCTTGGTGCGGTGACAGGCGAAACACCAATGATTGGTGGGAAAGTCATCATTGATGAAATGGACGTGACTCGACAAACCGTGGATCAGCGAGCAAGTCAATGTGCTCGAGTGTTTCAGGACCCACTAGCCGGAACTTGTGGTGACCTCACCATTGAAGAAAATATGGCGTTAGCGTATATGCGGGGGAAAAAGCGAGGTTGGAGTTTGTCGTTGTCTTCTCAGCGACGAAAGCTATTTCAAGAGCGAATCAGTATCTTAGGTCTTGGTTTAGAAGATCGGTTGGGAGATAACATTGGTCTGCTTTCCGGTGGGCAACGTCAAGCCGTGAGCTTAGTTATGGCTACGTTGTCAGAGAGTAAGTTGCTATTGCTAGATGAGCATACTGCAGCACTCGATCCAAGGATGGCGGCATTTATTATTGACTTAACGAAGAGGATCGTAAAAGAGTTCGACCTTACTGTAATGATGGTGACACATTCAATGAAAGATGCATTGGCATGTGGAGATAGAACCGTCATGTTACACCAAGGGGAAATTGTCCTTGATGTGAAAGGGGAGCAACGTAGTAATATGAAGGTTCCTGATCTATTAGAAATGTTCTCGAAAGTTCGAGGAGAAGAGTTAGCAGATGATAGTCTGCTATTAAATTAA
- a CDS encoding D-hexose-6-phosphate mutarotase gives MDLKTLPALTVLSDNITIVEIDQVKVVRVIHEKATAGIALHGGHVVSFTPAGQEDLIWMSEKAIFDGKAALRGGIPVCWPWFGRIAAPAHGFARTAEWELVEHRENDNGVIVELALFPTEEIHDIWPHMFDARLVVEVAEELKVTLKVMNIDDEAWVFSGALHTYLNVGDIKQVQTMGMGAEYIDGLKAGEICQGGDVLQLTDTIDRVYTQPEAQILVKDPVLNRTLNVENQGHNSAVLWNPWAEGAQGMSDMADNGYETMLCVESTLHAPTIEKGKTLQPGESHLLVTTIGVQ, from the coding sequence ATGGATTTAAAAACTCTCCCGGCCCTAACTGTCTTGTCCGATAACATCACTATCGTAGAAATTGACCAAGTTAAAGTCGTACGCGTTATTCATGAGAAAGCAACGGCTGGTATCGCTTTACACGGCGGCCATGTAGTCTCGTTTACACCAGCAGGTCAAGAAGATCTGATTTGGATGAGCGAGAAAGCAATCTTTGATGGAAAAGCCGCACTTCGTGGTGGTATTCCAGTTTGTTGGCCGTGGTTTGGCCGTATTGCAGCACCTGCACATGGCTTTGCACGTACCGCAGAATGGGAACTGGTTGAACACCGCGAAAATGATAATGGCGTAATCGTTGAACTCGCGCTGTTCCCAACAGAAGAAATTCACGACATCTGGCCTCATATGTTTGATGCTCGTCTTGTCGTTGAAGTAGCTGAAGAGCTAAAAGTAACGCTGAAAGTGATGAACATCGACGATGAAGCTTGGGTCTTCTCTGGTGCATTACACACTTACCTAAACGTAGGCGACATCAAACAAGTTCAAACCATGGGCATGGGTGCAGAATACATTGATGGTTTAAAAGCAGGTGAAATTTGCCAAGGTGGTGATGTTCTGCAATTGACCGACACGATTGACCGAGTTTACACACAGCCAGAAGCACAAATATTAGTGAAGGATCCGGTATTGAACCGCACGCTGAATGTAGAAAACCAAGGTCACAATTCTGCGGTATTGTGGAACCCATGGGCAGAAGGCGCACAAGGTATGAGTGATATGGCCGACAATGGTTATGAAACCATGCTGTGCGTTGAATCAACTCTACATGCGCCCACTATTGAGAAGGGGAAAACCCTTCAGCCAGGTGAGTCACACTTATTAGTAACCACTATCGGTGTTCAGTAA